In Bacteroidia bacterium, the sequence TAAACTGTATTTGCTATCCGAGGCAAGAGGAAAAGGAATGGGACAAATGGCTATGGATTTTTCCATTTCTGAAGCAAAGAAGCGTGGATATAAACGAATTGACCTTATAGTAAATCGTCAGAATGAAGGGGCGATAGGGTTTTACCAACGCAATGGCTTTTCCATTGTAGAATCGCTTGAACATGATTTTGGAAAAGGCTATTTGGTGTACGATTACCGAATGAAAAAGGAGTTAGATAAGTAAAGTTTGCTTAAAATACTCCAACTATTCCTAATCCAAGATATAACTAGTCATGTAGAAGAACAGGTTGCCAGTTTTTTTCAGGGGCATCCACAATTCCTTGCAGTGTTCTGATAGACCCCTTAGCAAGTTGGATTAGAAATGAAAGTTTGAGGTTGGGTCTCGGGCAACGATAGAGGCAAGTAGCCCACAGGCGAACGCGGCGCTAGCCAAGGGCGACGAGGACTACAGCCGATAGCGTGACCCGAACGCCCATGCAAGATGCTTTGGGTGTCTTGCAAAACTAGGGTAAGGCGGAGGGGGCCCGCATAAAAGAAATACTAAAAATAGACGTTTTATCCCGCCGGAATATAACAGACTACCCCAATTATGAATCGCTTAAAGCAGCTTTTATTTCCTTTTTACGCTTACCAATTTTGCTTAACAAATTTTTACCGCTTACCACTTGGGCGGTTAGGGCTCCGGCAATTAATGCTCCACCAATACCAACTGAAACTACATCTTGTCCGGTTAAATATAAGTTTTTTACCGGGGTTCGAGGCCTTAGCTTATTCATACGGAATCGTTCGGGCGTATGATCCAATCCATAAATTTCGCCAAATTCATAGGCTGCAAAATGTTTAGTGGAAAGGGGAGTGGACAATTCATAAAAAGCAATTTTACCTTCAAGAGCCGGAACAACTCGATACAAATGGGTCAATAATCGTTGACTAAATTCATCTTTTAGGGCTTGATATTCTTCGCCTCGGTGCATCCATCTCTCATTTTCCCATGGTGAAAACCAGGAATATGGTGCCACCGTAATTATTTCAATCGTACTCTTGTTCGGATGCTGTTTTTTCCACTCCGGATCTTTGGCCGATGGAAAGGAAATATATACCACCGGAAATTCAGAGGATCGATCCTTTTCAAACCTAGCCTGGGTGGCATCGTGGTCCGGATCAGGATAAATCCAAAAGTTTGCATTTCCGTCTAGATAAGGTTCTATATCTTCCTCAACTCCAATGTATAAACAAACGTGCGAAGGCGAATTGGGTACCTTGCCCGGAATACCAACTTGGGCCCCAAATTCCAAAGGAAGCAAGTGCTTGTAAGTTAAATTGGCTCCGGCATTGCTAATAATTTTCCCGGCTTTAAACACATGTCCATCTTCCATTTTTACCCCAACCGCATGACCATTTTCAACAACTATTTCTTTCACTTTGGCATTTACCAGCACTTCTCCACCCGCTTTTGTCAGCATGGGTAGCATTGCATTGGCAATGTTTTTTGCCCCTCCAACCGGATAGGCTCCACCACCTAAATAATGTTTCACCACCATGGCATGAATGGCGAAACTGCTTTTTCCGGGTGTACAGCCATAATCGCCAAATTGAGCAGTTAAAACCCCTATCAATTCCTTGTTTGATGTAAGAGATTGCAATACTTGCAAGGTGGTTTTGTCGCTGTATTTTAGAAAATTCCTTCGTAAAAAGTAACCAATTGTATTCGATAAAACCGGATGAAGGGTTTTGTCCATGAAATAAAACAAGGCAGAGTTAGCTACTTTGTAAACCAATTGAATGTATTGGTCAATCGCCTTTTCTTCGCCAGGAAATTCCTTCTTTAAATAATCCTTGAAATTATTGGTCCCTTTCGGAAAATTAAATTGTCGTCCGGCAATAATAACTTTATCATATATATCGCTCATTTCGTGCCAGTTAAGACTTCCATCCGTAACTGCATCGAACATAATTTTCAAAAAGCTTTGTGGTCTGTTTACTTCACCAATGTAATGGATTCCCACATCCCATTCCCAATCGCCTCGTTTAAACATATGGGTAAATCCGCCGGCTGTATAATGTTGTTCCAGCATTAGCACTTTGTAACCATCTTGCGAAAGAAGTGATCCGGCAGCCATTCCTCCAATTCCTGATCCGATAATAATGACATCAAAAGGAGTTTCCGGCTTAAAACGTTTGTATGATTTGGGTTTGAACATGCATGGCTGATTTCTACAAAAGTAAACCTGTTTAAATAGGAAACAAGGGGTTTGTTGTTAAAAAATGCAAGGTATTCAGTGAAGGTTTGCTTTCAATTTCTTTGTTTTAATTCTTATTTGGCGGTTCCCATTCGCCAATTATTGGAGTGCAATTTTATTGGTTTAACAAGGCTCATGGTCGGGCTTTCGGCGGTAGTCCTCGTCGCCCTAGGCTAGCGCCGTTGGTCTCCTGTGGGCTACCTGCCTCTATCCCTAACCGATCTAAACCCGGGCCATCTTTGTTCTTTAGTAGAGTTTTACAGGAAAAGAGTTTATTAATGCAGAAGGTGTTCTGAAAAAAGTAAAAGGCCGCAGATTTATGGTTATACCGAGTTAGTGTTAATTAATGCCAAGGTTACAAACTCTACTTAAAAACCTTACTAACCCTATCTCGAACCTAAGCTTAAAATTCCAATGACAATTTTTCATTGTTTGCTAATTCCTGCAATTGGTCATTAATAAGGTACTTTCGGTAAAAAATGGCGTGAAAATAATACCAAACATTTGCCTCGAAACCCGGTTCGATAGTTCTATTGATTCTTTTGTGTTGGATTCAAAAAAAAAGACCTTCTTGTTGAAAGTCTTTTTTTTTTGAGGCTGAAAGGGTTTATAATTCAGCTTTTATCTTTTCTGCTATTTCTTTTAATTTTTCTTGGCTCAAACTAAGTTTTGGTTTCGAGAAGTTCATGTCCGAAACCTGATTCATTGGGATGAGGTGAATGTGAGCATGTGGTACTTCTAGTCCAATTACAGCTACACCAACTTTAGTGCAAGGAATTGCCTTTTTAAGTGCGATGGAAATTGTTTTGGCAAATTGCATCAAGCCTTGGTAAAGTGAATCATCCAAGTCGAAAAGGTAATCGACCTCTTTTTTAGGAATAACCAAAATATGTCCTTCCACCAAGGGGAAGACATCGAGGAAGGCAAGGTAATCCTCGGTTTCGGCAATTTTATGGCAAGGAATTTCTCCGGCTACAATTTTGGAAAAGATGCTGGCCATTATTTGCTAATTTCCAATACCTCGAATTTTATCACTCCTGCAGGTACTTTTACATCTACAACTTCGCCTTTTGCTTTTCCGAGTAATCCTTTGGCAACCGGACTTTCAACTGAAATTTTTCCTTCTTTAAAATTGGCCTCTTTTTCCGGTACTATGGAATAAGTAATGGTAGAACCGTTGTTGTGGTTTTTTAATTTTACCACAGTCAACAAGGAAACTTTGCTTAAATCTATTTTGGATGGATCAATCACTTTGGCATTGGCAACTGCATCTTCCAATTTAGAAATTTTAAGTTCCAATAGGCCTTGGGCCTCTTTGGCTGCATCGTATTCAGCATTTTCGCTTAAATCTCCTTTGTCTCTTGCCTCTGCGATTTGTTTTGAAATGCTTGGGCGCTCAAAGGTTTTTAATTGGTGGAGCTCGTCTATCAATTTTTGGAGCCCTTCTTCGGTCATATAGTTCATAGCCTAAACGTTACGGTTGATACATAAAAAGAAGAATCCCGAAAAATTCCGGGATCCTTTGTGAGGTCAAAATTAAAGATTTTTTTAAATAACCAAAAAAACTTGCAAGGAATTAGCTCAATTTAGCTAGGGTGTTTTTTATTCTTTCAATAGCCTTTCTTAAGTTTGCTTCAGAAGTTGCATAGGACAAGCGAATGCAATTAGGTTCTCCAAAGGCATCCCCTGAAACCGTTGCCACATGTCCTTCATGCAATAAAAACATGCAAAGTTCTTCTGCATTTTGAATGGTTTTTCCTTGGTAAGATTTTCCGAAATAGGAAGAAATTTCAGGGAAAAAGTAAAAAGCGCCTTCCGGTTTATTGCACTTTAACCCAGGTATTTCACTTAGAAGTTCAAAACACAAATCACGGCGTTTGTGAAATTCCTTTGTCATGCCTTCGGTTAAAGAAGGAGGTGAATTAAGGGCCGCAATAGCTGCCATTTGACTGATAGTGGAGGTGCCGGAAGTAATTTGACCTTGCATTTTGTCGCAGGCTTTGGCAATCCAAAGTGGAGCACCAATAAAACCTAAACGCCAACCAGTCATGGCATATGCTTTCGATAATCCATTTACAGTAATAACCCTGTTTTTCAATACCTCGCAGCGTCCAATGCTATAGGTCTTTCCGCTGAAATTGATATGTTCATAGATTTCATCCGATAAAACCAATACTCGTTCGTGTTTTGAAACCACTTCAGCAATAGCTTCTAATTCCGATTGGCTGTAAACTGAACCGGTAGGATTGCAAGGGGAACTGAAAATAATCAGTCTGGTTTTTGAGGTAATCGCTTGTTCAATTTGACTTGCGCTAACTTTGAAATCACTTTCAATTCCGGCTTTCACCATCACCGGTGTACCTTCAGCCATTTTTACAATTTCGAGGTAGCTAACCCAGTAGGGTGAAAGGAGAATAACTTCATCTCCTTTGTCAATCAAGGAAAGTACAACGTTGGCAATGCTTTGTTTTGCTCCGGTGCTAACCACAATTTGTTCCGGGCTATAATCCAAATCATTTTCACGTTTGAATTTTTCAGAAACTGCTTTTCTCAATTCCAAAAATCCGGCAATTGGAGGATAATGGGTAATATTTTCATCCAATGCTTTTTTGGCAGCTTCCTTAACGTGATCCGGGGTGTTGAAGTCGGGTTCGCCTAAACTTAAACTAATTACATCAATACCTTGGGCTGTTAACTCACGACTCAACCTAGCCATTGCTAAAGTTTGAGATTCGCTTAGTCTATTAAGCCTTTCAGATACTTTTTCCATTACAGATAAACTAAAATTTCGAGGCAAACGTAGGCAAATTACTCCTTGCAATTGCAAAAAACTGACGAAGGTTTCTTATTCGTACCATTTCAAAAAGGGAAATTATTGTGGAAAGACGGTTAATATTTTATCCTTCGATTGAAGAGTGGGTGTTTTTCATTACCTACCTTTATACCATGGTTCCAAAAGAAGAAAAGTTTAGACTTTATTCTTAGAACCAAACATCCATACTATTGTTATAAGGTGTTTTTTAGTTCCTGTTTATTGTAAACTAGTACAGGTAAAAAATGAATTGTAGCCGGTATATTTTATTAATTAACTTTCCCCAACATTGTCATCAATGAAGCGATTTTTTATACCACTTTGCCTATTCTTTGTCACCCAAAATGCCTGGAGCCAAACCGATTCCGTACCACAATTGATCGTGGTGAAGGATACCCTGGCAGAAATGGAAATTGTAGCCATGAACGCCTATAACGATGGCGTAAAAGCTTATGAGGCCGGGCGAATTAAGGATGCCATTCAGCATTTTGATAAATCAATTTCTTTGAAACCAAGTTTTGAAAAGGCTTGGTTTAATCGGGGAAAAGCGAAAGAAGAAAACAAGGATTATTTGGGTGCCATTGCTGACTATACCAAAGTGTTGGAATTAAATCCTTCAAATGATTTGGCCGTTTTTAGCAGGGGTGAAACCTATTTGAAATCCGGATTGAAAGATGGGGCCATGAAGGATTTTAATACAGCAATCCTATTAAATTCGGAAAATCCCACATATGTTTATTTCAGAGGCGTTTTAAAATTCGAACAAGGCGATCATAAAGCGGCATTAAATGATTTTACTGCCGCCATTCAAGCAGATCCGAACTATGTATATGCCTGGAATGACCGAGGAAGTGTTAAAAGGCAACTAAATGACCTCGAAGGTGCTATTTCGGATTACAACCAATCCATTAAATTGGATCCTAAACTTGCTTTTGCCTATAATAACCTGGGTTCGGCCCTAAGGCAAAAAGGTAAATATGAACTTTCTATTACTGAATTTTCTAATGCCATACGTCTCAAACCGGGGTATAGCGTTGCTTTTAATAACCGGGGCAGTGCCAAGTTTGATCAAGGTGATTATGCCGGTGCCATCGAAGATTTTAACCAAGCATTAAAAATTGACCCTTCCTATGTGATGGCATTGGTTAATAGGGCTGCAGCAAAACATAAAATGAAAGACTACAAAGGATGTATAGAAGATTGTACAAAGGCAATTGAACTTCAAAACACATCGGCCGCAGCTTACTTAAATCGGGGGATTGGTTACGAAATGGATCGAAAACAAGATAAGGCTTGTGAAGACTGGGCCAAGGCTGCATCATTGGGATTGAAAAATGCTCAACAATTTCTTAATGATTGTGACAATAAATCGGATTTGGAAGAAAAATACAAATTGAGGAAATAATGAAAAAGTACACCATAGCACTTTTCCTGATCGGATTAAACCTCGTTTCTTGGGCACAGAATGTTGATTTTACCAAGGAGAATTTTCCTAATGATAAAGATGGTTTGAAGGAGGCGCGTAAAAGCTTCGAACAGGCATCGGATTTGTTTGAAAAAGGAAAAGCGTTTTATTCAAAAGCCATTGAATTGTTTGAAAAAGCTAATTCATTTAATCCAAACAACGCCGAACTTCATTACAAATTAGGTATTTCCTACCTATGGTCAGGTTTTAAATCTAAATGCCTGGTTCATTTCCAAAAGGCCTTTCAATTGAAACCTGATTTTGTTGATATTCATTATTTTCTAGGTAGAGGTTACCACTTGAATTTAGAACTAGATAAGGCCATCACAGAGTATAAACTGTTTCGGGTTGAGATTCAAAATCAGAAAAAATCAGGAGATAAACAATTGGAAGTAAATAAGTTAATCCAGGAATGCGAGTATGGAAAGGTGTATGTCAAAAACCCGGTAAGAGTGTTTATTGATAACTTGGGTGATGTTGTTAATTCCAAATATTCCGACTTTTCACCATTAATTTCCGCCGACGAAAGCATTATGTATTTTACTTCAAAAAGACAGGGTTCCTTAGGAGATCCGGATAGTGAAACCGGGGAATATTTTGAAGATGTATATGTGACCAGAAATGTAAATGGGGTTTGGACTAAACCGGTTAATTTAGGACCGCCCATTAATTCCGATTACCACGATGCAACTGCCGGTTTAAGTGCGGATGGACAGAAATTATACCTATTTGATGGAACAAGCAAAAATGGAGATATCAAATATTCTGAATTAAAAGGGAAAGATTGGGGAAAGATTCGAAATCTGGAAAAGGATATCAACACCAACGAAAGGGAAACTACTGTTTGTCTTAGCCCCGATGAAAATACCTTATTTTTTGTTAGCGAAAGGGAAGATGGCAAAGGTGGAAGGGATATTTGGATTTGTAAGAAAGACAAAAAAGGCAGATGGAATGATGCCTTTAATGCAGGAAGTATTAATACTCCGTATAACGAAGAAGGGGTTTTTATGCATCCGGATGGTAAAACGTTTTATTTCTCAAGTCAAGGTTTTACCAGTATGGGTGGTTACGATATTTTCAAAACAACCTATGATGCCACAACAAATACCTGGACAACTCCGGAGAACTTAGGATACCCGGTTAATACCCCTGACGACGATGTGTTTTTTGTTTTATCTGCCAATAGTAAACATGGCTATTATGCCTCATTTTCAACCAATGGCTATGGGGAAAAGGACTTGCTAAAAATTTCTTTTTTGGGTCCTGAAAAACCGCTGATTTTGTTGAATGAAGATAACCTGATTGCCAGTAAGGCCCAACCCCTTAGCAGCAAGTTCGTTGAACCGATAGTTAAAGTAGAAGCGGTGAAGGTAACCTTATTAAAAGGTATCATTTCTGATCAGTTGACTTTACAACCCGTTGAAGCTGAAATTGATTTGGTTGATAATGTTAAAAATGAAGTAATTGCTACTTTTAAATCCAATGGAAGTTCAGGGAAATACTTGGTATCCTTGCCAAGTGGTAAAAATTATGGGATTGCTGTAAAACATCCCGACTACCTTTTTCATTCCGAAAATTTCGATGTTCCGGCAAATTCCGATTATCAGGAAATTGAAAAAAATATCGCATTGAAAAAGGTGGCAGTTGGAGCCAAAATTATACTTAGAAATATCTTTTTTGACTTCGATAAATCAAGCTTGCGTCCGGAAAGTACAGCTGAATTAGAACGCCTTATTGCTTTGTTAAGTGAATTGTCGCACATGCGTATTGAAATTTCAGGACATACGGATAACAAAGGTTCTGATGAGTACAACCAAAAATTGTCGCAAAGTAGAGCAAAGGCCGTTGTTGATTATCTGGTAGCCCATGGCATAGACGCTAAACGCTTGGAATTTAAAGGGTATGGTGAGGCACAGCCAATTGTGGAAAATGAAACGGAAGAAGGTAGGCAATTAAACCGTCGTACGGAGTTTAAAATATTGGAAAAATAGCCACATGAACGAATGCCTGGTATCTACGCCACTAGGTGATTTATTGCTACAGGAAAATGGGCAAGGATTAGAAAAGGCTTGGTTTGTGGAGAATTACCAAACTCGTTTTTCCGATTCCCAATTTTTAAAAGAAGCTGCACAGCAATTTGTGGAGTATTTCCATGGGAAACGCACCCGGTTTGACATAGCCTTGCATCCAATTGGAACAGATTTCCAAATCAAGGTTTGGAACGAACTTCTGAAAATTCCTTATGGGACTACCATTAGTTATTCAGAACTTGCCAATCGACTGGGCAATCCTAAAACAATTCGGGCAGCTGCATCAGCCAATGGTAAAAATCCCTTGGGAATTATTATACCTTGCCACCGGGTAATTGGCTCCTCCGGTGATTTGGTTGGCTATGCCGGTGGATTACCTCGAAAAAAATGGCTGCTTCGACACGAAGGATTTGATAAACAAGAGACCTTGATTTTTTGAAATTGTTTCTGAAGTAAGTCAAAAACTCTGCTTGAGCTTCATTACTGCCGGTTTCTGCCGGCCCAAATTTAGCCGCATAAATGGGCTTGTTGATTGGGTTAAACAGTATAATTCCTGATTCAGCCTAGGTTTTCCTGTTTGAATTGTAAGAATAACCAAGAAAAAATAACCAAAATCAGTATCATAAATGACTTAAACCCTTTGCCTGTTCAGTAATTATTCTAAGTTTGCATCCGAAAAAATAAATACACTCATGAGTACCATTGCAGGCATTCAAGCCCGTCAAATTCTTGATTCCAGAGGAAATCCAACGGTTGAAGTAGATGTAATAACTGATTCCGGAGCATTTGGGAGGGCCGCTGTGCCTTCGGGTGCTTCTACCGGTAAACATGAAGCTGTTGAATTACGGGATGGAGATAAAGGCCTTTACTTAGGAAAAGGAGTGTTAAATGCAGTAA encodes:
- a CDS encoding pyridoxal phosphate-dependent aminotransferase, yielding MEKVSERLNRLSESQTLAMARLSRELTAQGIDVISLSLGEPDFNTPDHVKEAAKKALDENITHYPPIAGFLELRKAVSEKFKRENDLDYSPEQIVVSTGAKQSIANVVLSLIDKGDEVILLSPYWVSYLEIVKMAEGTPVMVKAGIESDFKVSASQIEQAITSKTRLIIFSSPCNPTGSVYSQSELEAIAEVVSKHERVLVLSDEIYEHINFSGKTYSIGRCEVLKNRVITVNGLSKAYAMTGWRLGFIGAPLWIAKACDKMQGQITSGTSTISQMAAIAALNSPPSLTEGMTKEFHKRRDLCFELLSEIPGLKCNKPEGAFYFFPEISSYFGKSYQGKTIQNAEELCMFLLHEGHVATVSGDAFGEPNCIRLSYATSEANLRKAIERIKNTLAKLS
- a CDS encoding methylated-DNA--[protein]-cysteine S-methyltransferase, which gives rise to MNECLVSTPLGDLLLQENGQGLEKAWFVENYQTRFSDSQFLKEAAQQFVEYFHGKRTRFDIALHPIGTDFQIKVWNELLKIPYGTTISYSELANRLGNPKTIRAAASANGKNPLGIIIPCHRVIGSSGDLVGYAGGLPRKKWLLRHEGFDKQETLIF
- a CDS encoding HIT family protein, coding for MASIFSKIVAGEIPCHKIAETEDYLAFLDVFPLVEGHILVIPKKEVDYLFDLDDSLYQGLMQFAKTISIALKKAIPCTKVGVAVIGLEVPHAHIHLIPMNQVSDMNFSKPKLSLSQEKLKEIAEKIKAEL
- a CDS encoding NAD(P)/FAD-dependent oxidoreductase, with translation MFKPKSYKRFKPETPFDVIIIGSGIGGMAAGSLLSQDGYKVLMLEQHYTAGGFTHMFKRGDWEWDVGIHYIGEVNRPQSFLKIMFDAVTDGSLNWHEMSDIYDKVIIAGRQFNFPKGTNNFKDYLKKEFPGEEKAIDQYIQLVYKVANSALFYFMDKTLHPVLSNTIGYFLRRNFLKYSDKTTLQVLQSLTSNKELIGVLTAQFGDYGCTPGKSSFAIHAMVVKHYLGGGAYPVGGAKNIANAMLPMLTKAGGEVLVNAKVKEIVVENGHAVGVKMEDGHVFKAGKIISNAGANLTYKHLLPLEFGAQVGIPGKVPNSPSHVCLYIGVEEDIEPYLDGNANFWIYPDPDHDATQARFEKDRSSEFPVVYISFPSAKDPEWKKQHPNKSTIEIITVAPYSWFSPWENERWMHRGEEYQALKDEFSQRLLTHLYRVVPALEGKIAFYELSTPLSTKHFAAYEFGEIYGLDHTPERFRMNKLRPRTPVKNLYLTGQDVVSVGIGGALIAGALTAQVVSGKNLLSKIGKRKKEIKAALSDS
- the greA gene encoding transcription elongation factor GreA, which gives rise to MNYMTEEGLQKLIDELHQLKTFERPSISKQIAEARDKGDLSENAEYDAAKEAQGLLELKISKLEDAVANAKVIDPSKIDLSKVSLLTVVKLKNHNNGSTITYSIVPEKEANFKEGKISVESPVAKGLLGKAKGEVVDVKVPAGVIKFEVLEISK
- a CDS encoding tetratricopeptide repeat protein, producing the protein MKRFFIPLCLFFVTQNAWSQTDSVPQLIVVKDTLAEMEIVAMNAYNDGVKAYEAGRIKDAIQHFDKSISLKPSFEKAWFNRGKAKEENKDYLGAIADYTKVLELNPSNDLAVFSRGETYLKSGLKDGAMKDFNTAILLNSENPTYVYFRGVLKFEQGDHKAALNDFTAAIQADPNYVYAWNDRGSVKRQLNDLEGAISDYNQSIKLDPKLAFAYNNLGSALRQKGKYELSITEFSNAIRLKPGYSVAFNNRGSAKFDQGDYAGAIEDFNQALKIDPSYVMALVNRAAAKHKMKDYKGCIEDCTKAIELQNTSAAAYLNRGIGYEMDRKQDKACEDWAKAASLGLKNAQQFLNDCDNKSDLEEKYKLRK
- a CDS encoding OmpA family protein — its product is MKKYTIALFLIGLNLVSWAQNVDFTKENFPNDKDGLKEARKSFEQASDLFEKGKAFYSKAIELFEKANSFNPNNAELHYKLGISYLWSGFKSKCLVHFQKAFQLKPDFVDIHYFLGRGYHLNLELDKAITEYKLFRVEIQNQKKSGDKQLEVNKLIQECEYGKVYVKNPVRVFIDNLGDVVNSKYSDFSPLISADESIMYFTSKRQGSLGDPDSETGEYFEDVYVTRNVNGVWTKPVNLGPPINSDYHDATAGLSADGQKLYLFDGTSKNGDIKYSELKGKDWGKIRNLEKDINTNERETTVCLSPDENTLFFVSEREDGKGGRDIWICKKDKKGRWNDAFNAGSINTPYNEEGVFMHPDGKTFYFSSQGFTSMGGYDIFKTTYDATTNTWTTPENLGYPVNTPDDDVFFVLSANSKHGYYASFSTNGYGEKDLLKISFLGPEKPLILLNEDNLIASKAQPLSSKFVEPIVKVEAVKVTLLKGIISDQLTLQPVEAEIDLVDNVKNEVIATFKSNGSSGKYLVSLPSGKNYGIAVKHPDYLFHSENFDVPANSDYQEIEKNIALKKVAVGAKIILRNIFFDFDKSSLRPESTAELERLIALLSELSHMRIEISGHTDNKGSDEYNQKLSQSRAKAVVDYLVAHGIDAKRLEFKGYGEAQPIVENETEEGRQLNRRTEFKILEK